TGGACTTCCTACCCAACATGTCTACGAAGGCCTCGACCCTCGTCTGAAGATGGTTTTCTCCTGTGTGTTCATCGATTCTCACCGTCATGAAGGGGATTCCCGATTCCTCAGATTCTATCTCGAGCAGTTTCCCAAGAAAGGCATCAGGTCCGCAACCGAATGCAGTAATGTGTATGACTCCGTCGACCGAACCTTCTCTGAACATGCTGTAGGCCGCTCCAAGAAGTTTATCGCTGAAAGTCCAGAAGAGACTCTTCTTCATCTTTTTCACGTGCTTCTTCAGAAGTTTAGGAGGTATCATCTCAAACGTCGTCACCTCTGCACCAAGCTGCCGCAGTCTCGTAGTCACGTCCATACTGATGAATTCATCATAGACATCATAGACGTAACCGAGGAGGCCGATTTTCAGGGAGGTGTATCTCTTTTCAATAGGTGCGCCCGCCCCGTCGAGTTCGGCCCACGCCTCTTTGATGGTCTTGCCTTCCAAACAGAGATTTCTGAAGTTTTTCCATCTCCTTGCTGCAGAATGACTTGCTCTTCGAATTTCACTTTTGGAGACTCCGAGTTTACCGGCAATGGGATAAATCAATTTTGGTGAAGAGATGTCTTCAGTGCTGCTCTGAATGTCCAGTGTGAGCAACTTCGACCTGGCGGCCGGGACTCCGTGTTCTATCATGTCGGGTAGCCCCATGAATTTGGGACAGAAGTATTTGCCCTTCTCAACAGAAACCATTCTAGGCACAAATACATAATCCACACCCTGATCGACCAACCTGAGAACGTGACCGTTGTATATCTTGATTGGAACGCAGATCTCGGGAACCGAAACCCCGATCCCTCTGTCAATCGTCTTCTTGTCGGTCTTTTCCGTTGTGATTACCTCTATTCCCAATTCTTCAAAAAGATGGACCCAGTACGGCCCGTAATAATAATATAAGAGAGCTCCAGGTATTCCTATCTTCAACTTATCTCTTCCTCACCGACCCGTACCGACAGGGTGTGGCATTTGGCCAATATCAAATATAGCACCCGTTGTCGACTGGAACAACGCTTTCAATGTAAAAGCTTCTGATCGGGACCAGTTTCGGACAACGCCTGTGTCTGTCGGTTTAATCTCTCTTTAATAACAACGGGGATAAACTTGGTTCATAACCAAACGAAGAAGGGAGGTAAAGAAAATGAAAAAGCTACTATTCTTGATTGTCCTGGTCTCCGCGTTTTTCTTCTCCGGGTGCGTGGATCTTACTTTTCCAGGGGCTGACGAGGGAACGGTGAGAGTTGTTCTTACCGATGCGGTAATTCCTATCGAAGAGATTGACTCTCTTATGGTAAGAATTGAAAGCATAAAGCTATATGGATCCGAGGACGTTCCTCCAGAAGAATACGAGCCTCTTGTGATCGTCGACGAACCATTCGAAGTGGACATTCTTACTCTGGTGGGAACGACTTTCGAACTTCCCGACACTACAGGGGTCGTCGGTGTATATAACCAGTTGCGGATAGAAGTGTCTGCGGCAACTATGACGGCCAACGAGATAGTCTATCCCGTCACTGTCAACTCTGGGTCACTGAAGATCAATAATCTAGGCCTCGATATCAACGAAGGTTCTGTGACGAATGTAGTTCTTGACTTTGACTTGTCAAAATCACTGAAAATCAACGGCCAGTGGGAGGAGATCGTCAGTGAAGCCGAGATCTCAGGGGAGAAGAAGAGCCACGAAGACAAGGTACACATGACGCCCGTAATCCATGTGCGCCATGGAAGCCTTTTAGATGTAACGGGAATTGCCTCTTCGGATCAGTTGCCTCTCCTTGTAGCGCTGTTTCCCGAAGGTAATGGCGAGGCTCTTACGACGTTTACCCATATCGACAATCCGATCTGGGAAGAAGGCGAATTCAGATTCTGCAAGGTCGGACCGGGGGAATACAGGCTGGAGTTCTTCGACAATTACAGGGAAGAGGGATTCTCAGTCGATGAAAGCGAATCCAGATATCAGTCCCTTTCAGTTACCGTTGCAGACAAAGACGTCGATCTTGGTACAATTGTCTTGGTTGAGAAATAGGTGCTGCAAACAGTTAAATCTCGATTTGTCATCAAGGAGTTTGGGTTATTAAATGTAAAGCACGAGCGGTTCATCTGTTAATTACTGCCATTGGTTTGCGGAAGTGAAGGTGAAGCTCATATGAAGAGAGTCATTTGTCTCGTCTCCACTATTGTTTTGGCATTTTCAGCCGCACTTTCGGTAGGTACTGTGCTTGAAAACGAGCAGTCTCTGCTTGGTTATCTGGTTGGGGGCGGGGACTTTGAGCTATCAGTGAATATCAATTTGATTCAGAAGGTGCAGCAGATAGCTGCTGGCGAGATTCTTGCAATGTTTGTTCTTCCCGAAGGGTTGATAAGGGTAGTGACCGACTCCAGAGTATTTACACTCTCTTCAGATGGTGAGATTTCCGAAATAACGGAAACTAGCAAGGCCGGCATTTCATCAGAAGTAAAGATGATTGACGCTTTCTCTCTTGTTTCTATACAGTCAAGGGAGGAGGTTCGCGGTATCTTTCTTGTACAGGAAGAGAACGGTTACTTCTGGCATGTGATAACTGAAACGAAGTCCTACAGGTTAGCTAGCAGTTTTGCTTCAACGCTGAATGTAATGGCGAATGAGAAGGCGCTTGAGGAGGCCAGCAAAAGGCTGGAGAAAGCACCGGGCGAGGAAGAGGATTTGACTCCTTCGGAAAAGCCAGGCAAGCCCGACGATCCGGGCAAGCCCGATGATCCAGGTAAAC
The nucleotide sequence above comes from Mesotoga sp. BH458_6_3_2_1. Encoded proteins:
- a CDS encoding acyl-CoA dehydratase activase-related protein — translated: MKIGIPGALLYYYYGPYWVHLFEELGIEVITTEKTDKKTIDRGIGVSVPEICVPIKIYNGHVLRLVDQGVDYVFVPRMVSVEKGKYFCPKFMGLPDMIEHGVPAARSKLLTLDIQSSTEDISSPKLIYPIAGKLGVSKSEIRRASHSAARRWKNFRNLCLEGKTIKEAWAELDGAGAPIEKRYTSLKIGLLGYVYDVYDEFISMDVTTRLRQLGAEVTTFEMIPPKLLKKHVKKMKKSLFWTFSDKLLGAAYSMFREGSVDGVIHITAFGCGPDAFLGKLLEIESEESGIPFMTVRIDEHTGENHLQTRVEAFVDMLGRKSKKAGDRQ
- a CDS encoding DUF4382 domain-containing protein; translation: MKKLLFLIVLVSAFFFSGCVDLTFPGADEGTVRVVLTDAVIPIEEIDSLMVRIESIKLYGSEDVPPEEYEPLVIVDEPFEVDILTLVGTTFELPDTTGVVGVYNQLRIEVSAATMTANEIVYPVTVNSGSLKINNLGLDINEGSVTNVVLDFDLSKSLKINGQWEEIVSEAEISGEKKSHEDKVHMTPVIHVRHGSLLDVTGIASSDQLPLLVALFPEGNGEALTTFTHIDNPIWEEGEFRFCKVGPGEYRLEFFDNYREEGFSVDESESRYQSLSVTVADKDVDLGTIVLVEK